In Mycobacterium sp. Aquia_213, the sequence TGGGCGACAAGGTCGCGCGGCGCGTGCTGGAGAGCGGTGAGCGCGAAGAGCTCAAGCCGATGACTCCCTTCGAGCGCAAGATCGTCCACGACGCCGTTGCGGCGGTGGACGGCGTCCACAGCGAAAGCGAAGGCGTGGAGCCCAGCCGCCGAGTTGTTGTCCTGCACGACTAGTCGGGACCGGGTTACAGCGGTGTAGTTCACCCCCAGCGCACGGAGCCGTAGGTCCGAAGACCGGAGGAATGTTTCACGTGAAACATGTCGGCGGATTCGATCGGGCAGCGACGCCGGCCGAAGCGGGGGACTCCGTTGGACCCGGGCCGGCACCCAGCGCGGCGGCCGAGATCTTCGGGCCGCGACTCGACGTTGCGACGGCGTACGCGGAGATCCTCGCGACGACCGGTGTGGAGCGCGGACTGCTGGGTCCCCGGGAAGTAGATCGGGTCTGGGACCGCCACCTATTAAATAGTGCAGCGATCGCCGAATTGCTCGGCGACGGCGAACGGGTGGTCGATATCGGGAGCGGGGCGGGGTTGCCCGGGATACCGTTGGCGATCGCCAGGCCCGATCTCGATGTCGCACTCGTCGAGCCGCTGCTGCGCCGCAGCGAGTTTCTCAAAGAGGTCGTCGCCGAACTAGGGTTAACCGTCGCAGTGGTGCGAGGCCGGGCCGAAGAGGCCGAGG encodes:
- the rsmG gene encoding 16S rRNA (guanine(527)-N(7))-methyltransferase RsmG; its protein translation is MFHVKHVGGFDRAATPAEAGDSVGPGPAPSAAAEIFGPRLDVATAYAEILATTGVERGLLGPREVDRVWDRHLLNSAAIAELLGDGERVVDIGSGAGLPGIPLAIARPDLDVALVEPLLRRSEFLKEVVAELGLTVAVVRGRAEEAEVRERFGERDVVVSRAVAALDKLTKWSMPLLRPGGRMIAIKGERAPDELEEHRRGMAALDAVDVRVVTCGASYLRPPATVVVAQRATRSGRGSASRADRRKR